The genomic DNA GTCCCGGCCCTCCCGTCGGCCCCAATCCCGGGCCACGTTCAACGCCAGCGTGTACAGCCATGGGAAAAACCGTCTGCGCTGGTTGAACGAGGCCAACCTTTCATAGGCCCTGACAAAAGCGTCCTGGGCGAGATCGGCGGCAATGTCCTCGTCGCCTGTCATGCGAAGCATAAGGTTATACACGGGCCGCTGATACTCTCGTACCAGCACGCCATACGCCTGGACGTCGCCCAGCAGTATTTTTCGTATTATTTCCGCTTCGCGTTTGTCTTTCATTTCCTTTCCGGCGAGTCCCCCGAGGAGGCCGCAACTCATCTGCACCTACCTATACGCTCCCACAGCGGTTTAGGTCACACCCTCTTGCCCGGAGTTTTGTACTAGGCTAAAACTCTACACGAAGACCAAAGGAGAAAACAACCGTGCACTTACATGAGACTCCGGTGCTTGAAGCAATCCGGGAACGCCGCTCCATCCGCCGGTTCACGAACGAACCCGTGACCCGGGAGGAACTCGCCGCCATCCTGGAAGCGGGCCGATGGGCCCCCAGCGGCCTGAACAACCAGCCCTGGCGGTTCCTGGTGATCGCCCGCGATGATCCGCGCCGCGAGAAGCTGGCCGGATGCACCAAGTACGCGCGCATCGTCCGCGCCTCGGCCGCCTGTGTATGCGTATTCCTCGAAAAGGCGTCCATGTACAGCGAGATGAAGGACCACCAGGGAGCTGGCGCATGTATCCAGAACATGCTTCTCGCCGCTCACGCCCTGGGACTCGGCGCGGTCTGGCTCGGCCAGATCGTCAACGACCAGCCCGCGGCCCTGTCGGCCCTGGGACTTTCCGAATCCGAATTCGAACTCCAGGCAGTTATCGCCCTGGGACACCCGGACCAAAAGGGCGATTCCACCCGCAAACCTCTCTCCGAACTGATGTTGGAGGATTATTAATGAATATAACCACCATCCCCCTGGGGCCCCTGCAGACCAACTGCTACATTCTGGCCAACGGCAAGGAAGCCCTGGTCGTGGACCCCGGCGGCGACCCCGCGCCCGTGCTTGAATACCTTGAGAACGAAGGGCTGACCCTGACCGTCATCCTGAACACCCATCTGCATTTCGACCATACCGCCGGCAACAAGGCGCTCTCCGACGCCACGGGCGCGCCCATCATGGCCAACGACGCGGACGGCTACCTCATGGACACCTGGCTGGGCAAAGGCGGAGACATGGGCCTGCCGCCCATCGCCCCCTACAAATGGCAAAACCTCGAACAGGGCGAAACCGCCTTTGCCGGGGCGGCCTGCCGCGTCCTCCATACGCCGGGCCATTCACCGGGCAGCCTGACCTTCCATTTCCCGGACGCCGGGACCGCCTTCGTGGGCGACCTGATCTTCTACCGCTCCATCGGGCGCACCGACTTTCCGGGCGGCGACATCGAGGCGCTCAAGCGGTCTGTCAACGAACACATATTCACCATGCCGCCCGAAACCCGGCTGCTTTCCGGCCACGGCCCGGAAACTTCGGTCGGAGACGAGCGCAACCACAATCCGTTTTTCGGGGGATTCTGACAATGAGCGAACCCGTTAGCATCGACATTCGCGACAAGTGTTGAGGGGTGGGACTGGAGGTAGGTTGGTACCTCCGTTTCGCCCGCGCCGACAGGATTGAAGCCCTGGTCTCCCTCAAGGGAGTCGCCCAGGTGCGCCACGAGGAGCACGTGTTCCCGGACTGGACCTTCGAGATCGAAGAATTCGAGGACCACGCCAGGGCGGTCATGACCAGGAAGAAACCAGTATACGACAAGGAGCCGTAAATGAGCCGCGCCGCCGTCTTCGCCTGCTCCCACCGCCGGGGGGGAAACTCCGACAGGGCCGCCGAGCTCCTGGCCGAAGGCGTACGCCGGGCCGGGGGCGAGGCCGACGTCTTCTACGTGCGCAACTACGAAGTCCTGGCCTGCCTGGCCTGCGGATACTGTGACGTCGCCGAGCGGCAGGGCATCACGCGGTGCGTCCTGGGCCCCAAGGATCAGGCCTGGGATCTGTTCGAGCACTGCCTGACCGCCAGGACCATCCTCTTCGCCTCGCCCATCTACTTCTATCATCTGCCGTCCCGGCTCAAGACGTGGATAGACCGGGGCCAGCAGTTCTGGCGGGCGAGGCTGGACAACGAGCCGTGGATCGCGGGCCTGCCCCGGCGCACGGCCCACGCGGTCCTTGTCGCCGGTCAGCCATCAGGGGAAAAGCTCTTCGACGGAGCTCGGCTGACGCTCAAATACTTCGTCCAGAATTTCAATATGGACCTGGCCGCCCCCCTGACCTTCCGGGGACTGGACACCCGCGAAGATCTCCACGCCGAGTCCGACTCCGCCCGACGGATCGCGGAGCTGGGCGAAAGGGCCTGGACCACGGCCTTAGAAGAGGCCTGACGGCATCCATGCGCCGA from Pseudodesulfovibrio thermohalotolerans includes the following:
- a CDS encoding nitroreductase family protein — encoded protein: MHLHETPVLEAIRERRSIRRFTNEPVTREELAAILEAGRWAPSGLNNQPWRFLVIARDDPRREKLAGCTKYARIVRASAACVCVFLEKASMYSEMKDHQGAGACIQNMLLAAHALGLGAVWLGQIVNDQPAALSALGLSESEFELQAVIALGHPDQKGDSTRKPLSELMLEDY
- a CDS encoding MBL fold metallo-hydrolase, whose protein sequence is MNITTIPLGPLQTNCYILANGKEALVVDPGGDPAPVLEYLENEGLTLTVILNTHLHFDHTAGNKALSDATGAPIMANDADGYLMDTWLGKGGDMGLPPIAPYKWQNLEQGETAFAGAACRVLHTPGHSPGSLTFHFPDAGTAFVGDLIFYRSIGRTDFPGGDIEALKRSVNEHIFTMPPETRLLSGHGPETSVGDERNHNPFFGGF
- a CDS encoding flavodoxin family protein — encoded protein: MSRAAVFACSHRRGGNSDRAAELLAEGVRRAGGEADVFYVRNYEVLACLACGYCDVAERQGITRCVLGPKDQAWDLFEHCLTARTILFASPIYFYHLPSRLKTWIDRGQQFWRARLDNEPWIAGLPRRTAHAVLVAGQPSGEKLFDGARLTLKYFVQNFNMDLAAPLTFRGLDTREDLHAESDSARRIAELGERAWTTALEEA